In Chryseobacterium lactis, a single genomic region encodes these proteins:
- a CDS encoding TonB-dependent receptor produces the protein MKKNISLFLMLFFTVLTFAQKTVSGKITDDDGMAIPSASVTIEEPGKDAILAYGITNSKGEYKVTFTSAESNVDLKVKAFNQKPLTKQISNSDQNLNFKMQSEATEIKEVQLKTKMITARGDTISYDLKAFNSKNDRTLADVMRKIPGIEVNKDGTILYQGNAINKFYVNGKDLMEGGYGTINNSLPKDAVQKVEVLENHQPVKILQDKVPSDQAAINIKLKNSVTMTGRGEVGTGFGDPWLWNVKLTPMFFGQKSQWVVNYKTNNMGEQVENEGNILAFGSSWEGRRINAGQNNWLNVDNASTPDLPVRRYLMNNVHYLSANYLVNIDKKKEWELKANANYTNNTVERESYKQTDYFATANVPASKVTQNIFNNFYTDKLKGELIFTKNAKKGFFKNTTSFSQFWNADRAIADRVSTSLNTSTRHGEEALESPTSSFQNSLSTIIPWKEKMVNLRSFINYQTDKQTLNISPASYLEVPAFTPVNNSETVIQNFRLKTFEANHSANIGFSKSGWTFTPEVGFNFKRTSLTSNLYNLQYGNGQQGEIFNNDLTYTTAIPYGSLGVNFKSESWMLFANLPVNSNNIKAEDPLRNVSRTTNKVTFEPNIFVQYSFASFFKASVNGNISNNFGEVNSAYAGFVMLSPSSINAMDPNNPIPQNNTKSTGTRLEYRNPLNNLFFNVNYRFNDVKRNLIADPDRNSAGGIISRYIEQDNHAISNAYSAEIGKYFPKFKTNASVSYSNNTSRSDAYLNRGAYTNKNIVQSYGFKLNNTYFSWMSLDYNASISLTKQISTSLLPEYNNETSRNGFTHNLAVYFYPIENHTVGFSWDQVNSSIGSQKYNNAFYDISYQFSWAKKKIDFELKWMNIANRKVFETYDVNATYNSYTRIQLRPSQVMFTVKFNFK, from the coding sequence ATGAAAAAAAATATTTCCTTATTTCTGATGCTTTTCTTTACTGTGCTCACCTTTGCGCAGAAAACGGTTTCCGGAAAGATTACCGATGATGACGGAATGGCAATACCAAGCGCAAGTGTTACCATTGAAGAACCGGGGAAAGATGCTATTTTAGCTTACGGAATTACCAATTCAAAAGGGGAATATAAAGTAACTTTCACTTCTGCAGAATCCAATGTGGATTTAAAAGTGAAAGCATTCAATCAAAAACCACTTACCAAACAGATCAGCAACAGCGATCAGAACCTGAATTTTAAAATGCAGTCTGAAGCTACTGAAATAAAGGAAGTACAACTGAAAACCAAAATGATCACCGCAAGAGGGGATACCATTTCTTATGATCTTAAAGCGTTCAACAGTAAAAATGACCGAACCCTGGCCGATGTTATGAGAAAGATCCCGGGAATAGAAGTCAATAAAGATGGAACCATCCTATATCAGGGAAATGCGATCAATAAATTCTACGTCAACGGAAAGGACCTTATGGAAGGTGGTTACGGAACCATCAACAACTCACTTCCCAAAGACGCCGTACAGAAAGTAGAAGTCCTCGAAAATCACCAACCTGTCAAGATCCTTCAGGACAAAGTCCCTTCAGATCAGGCCGCCATCAATATTAAGTTGAAAAACTCGGTGACCATGACCGGAAGAGGAGAGGTGGGAACCGGTTTTGGAGATCCATGGCTTTGGAATGTAAAACTTACTCCAATGTTTTTCGGACAGAAAAGTCAATGGGTGGTTAATTACAAGACTAATAATATGGGTGAGCAGGTAGAAAATGAAGGGAATATTTTGGCATTTGGAAGCAGCTGGGAAGGAAGAAGAATTAATGCCGGGCAAAACAATTGGTTGAATGTTGACAATGCAAGTACGCCAGATCTGCCGGTACGAAGATATTTAATGAATAATGTTCATTACCTGTCAGCCAACTATCTTGTTAATATTGATAAAAAGAAAGAATGGGAATTAAAGGCCAATGCCAACTATACCAATAACACTGTAGAAAGAGAAAGTTATAAGCAAACTGATTATTTTGCAACGGCTAATGTACCTGCTTCAAAAGTAACCCAGAATATTTTCAATAATTTTTACACGGATAAACTAAAAGGAGAGTTAATTTTCACTAAAAATGCTAAAAAAGGATTTTTTAAAAATACAACGAGTTTCTCTCAGTTTTGGAATGCAGACAGAGCTATTGCCGATAGGGTAAGTACCAGTTTGAATACTTCTACCAGACATGGTGAAGAAGCATTAGAATCACCCACATCATCCTTTCAAAACTCATTAAGTACGATTATTCCCTGGAAAGAAAAAATGGTTAATCTTAGATCATTTATCAACTACCAGACCGATAAACAGACATTAAATATTTCTCCCGCTTCCTATCTAGAAGTTCCTGCTTTCACTCCTGTTAACAATTCAGAAACAGTAATACAAAATTTCAGGTTGAAGACCTTCGAAGCCAACCATTCTGCCAATATAGGTTTTTCAAAAAGTGGATGGACATTTACTCCCGAAGTTGGATTTAACTTTAAAAGAACCTCTCTGACTTCAAACCTGTACAATTTGCAATATGGAAACGGGCAGCAAGGCGAAATATTTAATAACGATCTTACGTATACCACAGCCATTCCATATGGAAGTCTTGGAGTAAACTTCAAAAGCGAGTCGTGGATGTTATTTGCCAATCTTCCGGTAAATTCGAATAATATTAAGGCGGAAGACCCACTGAGGAACGTTTCAAGAACAACCAATAAAGTTACCTTTGAACCGAATATTTTTGTCCAGTATTCATTTGCATCCTTCTTTAAAGCAAGTGTGAACGGAAACATCAGCAATAACTTTGGTGAAGTAAATTCTGCGTATGCTGGATTTGTAATGCTTTCTCCCAGTTCAATAAATGCAATGGACCCTAATAATCCAATTCCACAAAATAATACTAAATCAACAGGGACAAGATTAGAATATAGAAACCCATTAAATAACCTGTTTTTTAATGTGAATTATCGCTTTAATGATGTTAAAAGAAATCTGATTGCTGATCCGGACCGAAACAGTGCGGGAGGAATAATCAGTCGTTATATAGAACAGGATAATCATGCTATCAGCAATGCTTACAGTGCAGAAATAGGAAAATACTTCCCTAAGTTTAAAACCAATGCTTCAGTCAGCTATAGTAACAATACTTCCAGGTCAGATGCTTATCTCAACAGAGGAGCGTATACGAATAAAAATATTGTTCAGTCCTATGGATTTAAGCTAAATAACACTTATTTCAGCTGGATGAGTTTAGATTATAACGCGAGTATTTCTCTCACAAAACAAATCAGCACAAGTTTACTTCCTGAATATAACAATGAAACCTCAAGGAATGGCTTTACTCACAATCTGGCAGTATATTTTTACCCGATTGAAAATCATACGGTAGGTTTCAGCTGGGATCAGGTGAATAGCAGCATTGGAAGCCAAAAATATAACAATGCATTTTATGACATTTCCTATCAGTTTTCCTGGGCAAAAAAGAAAATTGATTTTGAATTGAAATGGATGAATATTGCTAACAGAAAGGTCTTTGAAACATATGATGTCAATGCAACATATAATTCATACACCAGAATTCAGTTGCGCCCTAGCCAGGTAATGTTTACGGTTAAATTTAATTTCAAATAA
- a CDS encoding DinB family protein, whose product MDTLSQLKSELEGEFQTTKKFINLFPEGKNDYAPHEKSMKLMPLATHLVEVFEWPNTILNTSELDFATGGFQPTILSTKEDLIKKLDDSYEAGKSALEKASEDELNPSWTIKNDGHELASWSKYGAIRHALNQITHHRAQLGVYYRLNNIPLPGSYGPSADQQSF is encoded by the coding sequence ATGGACACCTTATCTCAATTAAAATCCGAACTGGAGGGAGAATTTCAAACCACAAAAAAATTCATCAATTTGTTTCCTGAAGGAAAAAACGACTACGCTCCTCATGAAAAGAGCATGAAATTAATGCCTCTTGCCACCCATTTGGTAGAGGTTTTTGAATGGCCTAATACCATTTTGAATACTTCTGAACTAGATTTTGCCACAGGTGGATTTCAACCTACCATTCTTTCAACGAAAGAAGATCTTATCAAAAAACTGGACGACAGCTATGAGGCCGGCAAATCAGCATTGGAAAAGGCTTCAGAAGATGAGCTCAATCCAAGCTGGACCATTAAAAACGATGGCCATGAGCTGGCGAGCTGGAGCAAGTATGGAGCTATCCGCCATGCGCTTAATCAAATTACTCACCACAGGGCACAACTGGGTGTATATTACAGGTTAAATAATATTCCTTTACCGGGAAGTTATGGCCCTTCTGCAGATCAGCAAAGCTTTTAA
- a CDS encoding cupin-like domain-containing protein, whose protein sequence is MGINLKPIDIVDDISKEEFYEKYLKPRRPVVIKNMAKRWPAYQKWTMEYMKEVVGDVEVPLYDSSKADPSAPINSSAAKMKFGDYIDLIQREPTDLRIFLFDPIKYAPTLLEDYISPKELMGGFLDKYPNMFFGGKGSVTFLHFDIDMAHIFHTHFNGRKHILLFDYKWKERLYQIPYATYALEDYDIENPDFTKFPALDGVEGIECFLEHGDTLFMPTGWWHWMKYLDGSFSISLRAWDKSWSVKAHSLWNLTVQRKFDDIMKSKFKTQYMDWKEKMAVKRAEIALKRGLPR, encoded by the coding sequence ATGGGAATTAATTTAAAGCCTATAGATATTGTAGATGATATTTCTAAAGAAGAATTCTACGAAAAGTATCTAAAGCCAAGGAGGCCCGTTGTCATCAAAAATATGGCAAAAAGATGGCCTGCTTACCAGAAATGGACGATGGAATATATGAAGGAGGTAGTAGGAGATGTGGAAGTTCCGTTATATGATAGTTCAAAAGCAGACCCTTCTGCTCCCATCAATTCCTCAGCTGCAAAAATGAAATTCGGAGACTATATAGATCTCATCCAGAGAGAGCCTACCGACCTGAGAATTTTCCTTTTTGATCCTATAAAATATGCTCCAACACTTTTAGAAGATTATATTTCTCCCAAGGAATTAATGGGTGGATTTCTCGATAAATATCCCAATATGTTTTTTGGTGGAAAAGGATCTGTAACGTTCCTTCATTTCGATATTGATATGGCGCATATCTTCCATACTCACTTTAATGGAAGGAAACATATTCTTCTTTTCGATTATAAATGGAAAGAAAGACTGTATCAGATTCCTTACGCAACCTATGCGTTGGAGGATTATGATATTGAAAACCCTGACTTCACCAAGTTCCCGGCGTTGGATGGTGTAGAGGGTATCGAGTGTTTCCTTGAACACGGCGATACGTTATTTATGCCGACAGGATGGTGGCACTGGATGAAATATCTGGACGGAAGTTTCTCTATTTCTTTAAGAGCCTGGGACAAATCATGGTCGGTAAAGGCACATTCTTTGTGGAACCTCACCGTACAACGTAAATTTGACGATATTATGAAGTCAAAATTCAAAACCCAGTACATGGACTGGAAAGAAAAAATGGCTGTTAAAAGAGCAGAAATTGCCTTGAAAAGGGGCTTACCAAGATAA
- a CDS encoding M14 family metallopeptidase has translation MKLKYLLLTLSSSLIFGQKTFPTPFEKGNGNQTVTYDEMNRYYQDLSKNFKTIQYLKKGEDDNGQPIYVVLYNPFPEKDIEKLRKDKAILFVNNGIHPGEPDGIDAMMMLMRDLATQKIETPKNFVIAAISAYNVSGMLNRGSHSRANQNGPEQYGFRGNARNYDLNRDFIKADSKNARSFQEIYQWLKPDVFIDNHVSNGADYQYTFTYISTFKERLGNTLGTYFYNDYQAKNLDDMKKLGYESTPYVNIHGDIPEVGFASFEDSPRYSTGYTSLFNSLGTVPETHMLKPYDKRVDATYKYMLVNLKNLDKDYQKIKQLRVDNLKQYQAGKQYGIRWKIDSTKFSTMDFKGYEGKYKPSEISGKPRLYYDRNKPFTKNIKLFTTAVPTGYISIPKYYVIPKSQYRVIEEFNRNQIQMKPIRKDSTFSVESYKIKDFKTVKNPYEGHYLHYETTVDKRTDNLKFSTGDYLVSTDQPGVKYIIETLEPEALDSFFNWNFFDGILAQKEYYSAYIFEDTAAELVKQDKKLKADFEAAKAADKKLSEDGTAQLDWIYRHSPYFEEKTFRQYPVYRVL, from the coding sequence ATGAAATTGAAATATCTCCTGCTCACCCTGAGTTCAAGCTTAATTTTTGGCCAGAAAACTTTTCCGACCCCTTTTGAAAAAGGAAATGGAAACCAAACGGTAACCTATGATGAAATGAATAGGTATTATCAGGATCTGTCCAAGAATTTTAAAACGATTCAATATCTTAAAAAGGGCGAAGATGATAATGGCCAACCCATTTATGTAGTGCTTTACAATCCTTTTCCCGAAAAAGACATTGAAAAACTGAGAAAAGATAAGGCTATTCTTTTTGTAAATAACGGAATTCATCCGGGAGAACCTGATGGGATCGATGCAATGATGATGTTGATGAGAGACCTGGCAACTCAAAAGATTGAAACTCCAAAAAACTTCGTCATTGCTGCTATCTCTGCCTATAACGTAAGTGGAATGCTCAACAGAGGTTCTCATTCCAGAGCTAATCAGAATGGGCCGGAGCAATACGGTTTCAGGGGAAATGCAAGAAATTATGACCTGAACCGGGACTTTATCAAAGCAGATTCTAAAAACGCAAGAAGCTTTCAGGAAATCTATCAATGGCTGAAGCCGGATGTTTTTATTGATAACCATGTCAGCAACGGAGCCGATTATCAATATACATTTACCTATATTTCTACGTTTAAAGAACGATTGGGGAATACTTTAGGTACTTACTTTTATAATGATTATCAGGCTAAAAATCTTGATGATATGAAAAAATTAGGTTATGAAAGTACACCCTATGTCAACATTCACGGCGATATTCCCGAGGTTGGATTTGCCTCTTTTGAAGACTCACCAAGATATTCCACAGGATATACTTCTCTGTTTAATTCTTTGGGAACCGTTCCTGAGACACACATGCTGAAGCCTTATGATAAAAGGGTAGATGCTACCTACAAATACATGTTGGTAAATCTTAAAAATCTCGATAAAGATTATCAGAAAATAAAACAACTTCGCGTTGACAATTTAAAACAATATCAGGCTGGCAAACAGTACGGAATCCGTTGGAAAATAGACTCGACGAAGTTTTCAACGATGGATTTTAAAGGCTATGAAGGCAAATATAAACCCAGCGAGATCTCCGGAAAACCAAGATTATATTACGACAGGAATAAACCTTTTACCAAAAATATAAAACTGTTTACCACTGCTGTTCCTACAGGATATATTAGTATTCCTAAGTATTATGTGATTCCGAAGTCTCAATACCGGGTGATTGAGGAATTCAATAGAAATCAGATTCAGATGAAACCGATCCGAAAGGACAGTACTTTTTCCGTTGAATCTTATAAAATCAAGGATTTTAAAACAGTAAAAAACCCTTACGAAGGACACTATCTGCATTATGAAACTACGGTAGATAAAAGGACGGATAACCTGAAATTTTCTACCGGCGACTACTTGGTTTCTACTGATCAACCTGGAGTAAAGTACATTATTGAAACCCTTGAACCTGAGGCATTAGACTCATTTTTTAACTGGAATTTCTTTGATGGTATTCTGGCACAGAAAGAATATTATTCAGCCTATATATTTGAAGATACCGCTGCAGAATTAGTAAAGCAGGATAAAAAACTCAAGGCAGATTTTGAAGCAGCAAAAGCAGCCGACAAAAAACTTTCGGAAGACGGCACTGCTCAGCTGGATTGGATATACCGACATTCACCTTATTTTGAAGAAAAAACTTTCAGACAGTATCCTGTTTACAGAGTCTTGTAA
- a CDS encoding metallophosphoesterase family protein yields the protein MSRTLVIGDIHGGFKALKQVLERAEVTQNDQLIFLGDYVDGWSESSQIIQFLIEFSENQDCIFIKGNHDTWCEDWLVSGLAPDLWLFNGGQKTVESYAHYSLEKKLAHFEFFQKMKSYYVDDQNRLFIHAGYASMHGPEKEVYSSNYRWDRTLWETAVAMDKKLTRNSELYPKRFLLYNEIFIGHTPTLDIGITTPAHKANIWNMDTGAAYTGALSIMDINTKEFWQSDPLPSLYANEKGRN from the coding sequence ATGAGCAGAACACTAGTTATAGGAGATATTCACGGGGGATTTAAAGCCTTGAAACAAGTTCTTGAAAGAGCTGAAGTTACACAAAATGACCAATTGATTTTCCTCGGCGATTATGTAGACGGGTGGAGTGAATCTTCACAAATTATTCAATTTTTAATAGAATTTTCCGAAAATCAGGATTGTATTTTCATCAAAGGAAATCATGATACCTGGTGTGAAGATTGGCTGGTATCCGGATTGGCTCCCGATCTTTGGCTTTTCAACGGAGGACAAAAGACCGTAGAAAGTTACGCTCACTACTCTTTGGAAAAGAAGCTTGCGCATTTTGAATTCTTTCAAAAAATGAAAAGTTATTATGTAGACGATCAAAACCGTTTATTTATTCATGCCGGCTATGCTTCTATGCATGGTCCGGAAAAAGAAGTGTATTCAAGCAATTACCGATGGGACAGAACCCTTTGGGAAACAGCAGTAGCTATGGATAAAAAACTAACCAGGAATTCTGAATTATACCCTAAGAGATTTCTTTTGTATAACGAAATATTTATAGGCCATACTCCCACTCTGGATATCGGAATTACAACCCCCGCCCATAAAGCCAATATCTGGAACATGGATACGGGAGCTGCCTATACTGGTGCATTGTCTATCATGGATATCAATACCAAAGAATTCTGGCAGAGTGATCCGCTTCCTTCCCTATACGCCAATGAGAAAGGGCGAAATTAG